DNA from Candidatus Coatesbacteria bacterium:
TAGCGTTAATAAACCCTTGAATAGCATCCGTCACCGGTAGCCTAGAGACGCTGCCGGAGAACCAGCGGAGTCCCCGGATGGGAGAGCAGTACAGCCGCCTGTCGGTGGGTTTGGATATCGGCTCCAGCCTGATCAAGCTGGTGGCCCTCTCCCGCACCGACGAGGGCTGGGCCCTGGCCAACATCGCCCTGGCCTCCCTGCCCGCCGGGGCGATCGTTGATGGCGACGTGATGGATTCCGGCGCCGTGGCCGATTCCATTGAGGACCTGTTCCGCCAGCTGGGTCTCGAAGAGAACCGTGTCATCTCCGCCATTTCGGGGCGCGCCGTCATCGTCAAGCCCATCCGCATCCCCACCGTCGAGGACGACGAGCTGGCCCAGAACGTCAGTTGGGAGGCCGAGCAGTATCTGCCCAGCCTCGCCGACGTCAACCTCGACTACCACGTCATCGGTCGCGAGGACGATTACACCCGGGTCTTATTGGTGGCCGCCAAGAAGGAACGCCTGGAGAACCACCTGATGATCCTGCGGTTGGCTGGTCTGGAACCCCTGATCGTCGATGTCGATTCCTTCGCCCTGGGTAACTGCTACGAGCTGGCCGAACCGGCCGGAGCCGCCGACACCGTCGCTCTGGTAAACATCGGCGCCGCCCTGACCAACATCAACGTCCTCGCCGCCGGCTCGCCCCGTTTCACCCGTGACGTCTCCATCGCCGGCAACGACTTCACCGAGGCCGTCGCCCGGGACTTAGCCCTCTCCGTGGCCGACGCCGAGCGCGCCAAGCGCGGCGAGAACCACGAGATCGATCCCGCAGAGCTGAACGCCGTCCTCGAACGCGTCGCCGGCGAGTTGGTCGGTGAGATCGGCCGCACCCTCAGCCACTTCTTCGAGACCAACCCCGACCTTGAGCTCCAGCGGGCCGTACTGACCGGCGGCTCCAGCGGATTGCCCCAGATCACCGCGGCTCTCCAAGTCCGTCTCGCCGTACCCGTCACCAATCTCGATCCCCTGGCCAACCTGGATACAGCCGCCTCGGGCCTGGATCCCGACGAGCTGGCGTCGCTGGCCCCCCATCTCGCCGTCGGCGTCGGGCTGGCCATCCGCGGCGACGATCCCGAGCTGCCCTGACCCCGAGGTCGATCGTGATCCGCATCAATCTGCTCCAGGACCGTCGCGTCAAGCTGGCCGAACCCCAGCCAGAACCGACGCCGCCCACGGAG
Protein-coding regions in this window:
- the pilM gene encoding type IV pilus assembly protein PilM; protein product: MGEQYSRLSVGLDIGSSLIKLVALSRTDEGWALANIALASLPAGAIVDGDVMDSGAVADSIEDLFRQLGLEENRVISAISGRAVIVKPIRIPTVEDDELAQNVSWEAEQYLPSLADVNLDYHVIGREDDYTRVLLVAAKKERLENHLMILRLAGLEPLIVDVDSFALGNCYELAEPAGAADTVALVNIGAALTNINVLAAGSPRFTRDVSIAGNDFTEAVARDLALSVADAERAKRGENHEIDPAELNAVLERVAGELVGEIGRTLSHFFETNPDLELQRAVLTGGSSGLPQITAALQVRLAVPVTNLDPLANLDTAASGLDPDELASLAPHLAVGVGLAIRGDDPELP